In Aptenodytes patagonicus chromosome 12, bAptPat1.pri.cur, whole genome shotgun sequence, a genomic segment contains:
- the HNRNPH1 gene encoding heterogeneous nuclear ribonucleoprotein H isoform X4 — MDPCHTEETEGEIPGLGFSDRSEQIVSRGVASAFEAATTEAETEPSLTPNVMLNTESSEGYVVKVRGLPWSCSTEEVQRFFSDCKILNGALGIRFIYTREGRPSGEAFAELESEEDVKLALKKDRETMGHRYVEVFKSNNVEMDWVLKHTGPNSPDTANDGFVRLRGLPFGCSKEEIVQFFSGLEIVPNGITLPVDFQGRSTGEAFVQFASQEIAEKALKKHKERIGHRYIEIFKSSRAEVRTHYDPPRKLLAMQRPGPYDRPGLTRGYNSLGRGSSLERMRRGAYGGGYGGYDDYNGYNDGYGFGSDRFGRDLEWTLFSAGMSDHRYGDGGSTFQSTTGHCVHMRGLPYRATENDIYNFFSPLNPVRVHIEIGPDGRVTGEADVEFATHEDAVAAMSKDKANMQHRYVELFLNSTAGGSGGAYGSQMMGAMVKESEGVVQDWNTSTLPGSQSSYGGPANQQLSGGYGGGYGGQSSMSGYVLGTVGGVYEVAQQGQALGECCFESA; from the exons ATGGACCCTTGTCACACCGAGGAGACGGAGGGCGAGATCCCCGGCTTGG GCTTCAGTGACCGAAGCGAGCAGATTGTTTCACGTGGGGTAGCGTCAGCATTTGAAGCTG CAACTACAGAAGCTGAGACGGAGCCGAGCCTCACCCCCAATGTGATGCTCAACACGGAGAGCAGCGAGGGATATGTGGTGAAAGTCAGGGGGCTGCCTTGGTCCTGCTCCACCGAGGAGGTGCAGAGGTTTTTCTCCG actgcAAAATCCTAAATGGGGCTTTGGGTATCCGTTTCATCTACACCAGGGAGGGCAGACCGAGTGGAGAAGCATTTGCTGAACTTGAATCAGAGGAGGATGTGAAATTGGCActgaaaaaagacagagaaacaatGGGACACAGATATGTTGAAG TTTTCAAGTCAAACAACGTTGAAATGGATTGGGTTCTGAAGCATACTGGTCCCAACAGCCCTGATACGGCTAATGATGGTTTTGTACGTCTTAGAGGACTCCCATTTGGCTGTAGTAAAGAAGAAATTGTGCAGTTTTTTTCAG GGTTGGAAATCGTGCCAAATGGGATAACATTGCCGGTGGACTTCCAGGGGAGGAGTACGGGGGAGGCCTTCGTGCAGTTTGCTTCACAGGAAATAGCTGAAAAGGCTCTaaagaaacacaaggaaagaaTAGGGCACAG GTACATTGAGATCTTCAAGAGTAGTCGAGCGGAAGTGCGCACTCACTACGACCCTCCACGCAAGCTGTTGGCAATGCAGAGACCCGGTCCTTACGACAGACCTGGTCTTACGCGGGGATATAACAGTCTTGGTAGAGGAAGTAGCTTGGAAAGAATGAGGCGCGGAGCTTACGGAGGAG GTTATGGAGGTTATGATGACTACAATGGGTATAATGATGGCTATGGTTTTGGTTCTGATAGATTTGGAAGAG ACCTAGAATGGACTCTTTTCTCTGCAGGAATGTCGGACCACAGATACGGCGACGGGGGATCCACCTTCCAGAGCACGACTGGCCACTGCGTCCACATGAGAGGTCTGCCTTACAGAGCTACGGAGAACGACATCTATAAC TTCTTCTCACCTCTGAACCCTGTAAGAGTACACATCGAAATCGGACCGGATGGCAGAGTAACTGGAGAGGCAGACGTTGAATTTGCTACTCATGAGGATGCAGTGGCCGCTATGTCCAAAGACAAAGCAAATATGC aacACAGATATGTAGAACTCTTCTTGAATTCTACAGCAGGAGGAAGTGGTGGTGCCTATGGCAGTCAGATGATGGGAGCAATGG TCAAGGAATCGGAAGGGGTAGTCCAAGATTGGAACACTAGCACATTGCCAG GAAGCCAATCCAGTTACGGTGGTCCAGCCAACCAGCAGTTGAGCGGGGGTTATGGAGGAGGATATGGTGGTCAAAGCAGCATGAGTGGATATG TATTGGGCACAGTAGGTGGTGTTTACGAGGTGGCCCAGCAAGGACAGGCGTTGGGGGAATGCTGCTTCGAATCGGCCTGA
- the HNRNPH1 gene encoding heterogeneous nuclear ribonucleoprotein H isoform X1, translating into MDPCHTEETEGEIPGLGFSDRSEQIVSRGVASAFEAATTEAETEPSLTPNVMLNTESSEGYVVKVRGLPWSCSTEEVQRFFSDCKILNGALGIRFIYTREGRPSGEAFAELESEEDVKLALKKDRETMGHRYVEVFKSNNVEMDWVLKHTGPNSPDTANDGFVRLRGLPFGCSKEEIVQFFSGLEIVPNGITLPVDFQGRSTGEAFVQFASQEIAEKALKKHKERIGHRYIEIFKSSRAEVRTHYDPPRKLLAMQRPGPYDRPGLTRGYNSLGRGSSLERMRRGAYGGGYGGYDDYNGYNDGYGFGSDRFGRDLEWTLFSAGMSDHRYGDGGSTFQSTTGHCVHMRGLPYRATENDIYNFFSPLNPVRVHIEIGPDGRVTGEADVEFATHEDAVAAMSKDKANMQHRYVELFLNSTAGGSGGAYGSQMMGAMVKESEGVVQDWNTSTLPGSQSSYGGPANQQLSGGYGGGYGGQSSMSGYDPGSQGAMNSSYYSSGNRASMGVNGMGGMSNMSNMSGGWGM; encoded by the exons ATGGACCCTTGTCACACCGAGGAGACGGAGGGCGAGATCCCCGGCTTGG GCTTCAGTGACCGAAGCGAGCAGATTGTTTCACGTGGGGTAGCGTCAGCATTTGAAGCTG CAACTACAGAAGCTGAGACGGAGCCGAGCCTCACCCCCAATGTGATGCTCAACACGGAGAGCAGCGAGGGATATGTGGTGAAAGTCAGGGGGCTGCCTTGGTCCTGCTCCACCGAGGAGGTGCAGAGGTTTTTCTCCG actgcAAAATCCTAAATGGGGCTTTGGGTATCCGTTTCATCTACACCAGGGAGGGCAGACCGAGTGGAGAAGCATTTGCTGAACTTGAATCAGAGGAGGATGTGAAATTGGCActgaaaaaagacagagaaacaatGGGACACAGATATGTTGAAG TTTTCAAGTCAAACAACGTTGAAATGGATTGGGTTCTGAAGCATACTGGTCCCAACAGCCCTGATACGGCTAATGATGGTTTTGTACGTCTTAGAGGACTCCCATTTGGCTGTAGTAAAGAAGAAATTGTGCAGTTTTTTTCAG GGTTGGAAATCGTGCCAAATGGGATAACATTGCCGGTGGACTTCCAGGGGAGGAGTACGGGGGAGGCCTTCGTGCAGTTTGCTTCACAGGAAATAGCTGAAAAGGCTCTaaagaaacacaaggaaagaaTAGGGCACAG GTACATTGAGATCTTCAAGAGTAGTCGAGCGGAAGTGCGCACTCACTACGACCCTCCACGCAAGCTGTTGGCAATGCAGAGACCCGGTCCTTACGACAGACCTGGTCTTACGCGGGGATATAACAGTCTTGGTAGAGGAAGTAGCTTGGAAAGAATGAGGCGCGGAGCTTACGGAGGAG GTTATGGAGGTTATGATGACTACAATGGGTATAATGATGGCTATGGTTTTGGTTCTGATAGATTTGGAAGAG ACCTAGAATGGACTCTTTTCTCTGCAGGAATGTCGGACCACAGATACGGCGACGGGGGATCCACCTTCCAGAGCACGACTGGCCACTGCGTCCACATGAGAGGTCTGCCTTACAGAGCTACGGAGAACGACATCTATAAC TTCTTCTCACCTCTGAACCCTGTAAGAGTACACATCGAAATCGGACCGGATGGCAGAGTAACTGGAGAGGCAGACGTTGAATTTGCTACTCATGAGGATGCAGTGGCCGCTATGTCCAAAGACAAAGCAAATATGC aacACAGATATGTAGAACTCTTCTTGAATTCTACAGCAGGAGGAAGTGGTGGTGCCTATGGCAGTCAGATGATGGGAGCAATGG TCAAGGAATCGGAAGGGGTAGTCCAAGATTGGAACACTAGCACATTGCCAG GAAGCCAATCCAGTTACGGTGGTCCAGCCAACCAGCAGTTGAGCGGGGGTTATGGAGGAGGATATGGTGGTCAAAGCAGCATGAGTGGATATG ACCCCGGGAGCCAGGGCGCCATGAACAGCAGTTACTACAGCAGCGGGAACCGCGCGTCCATGGGAGTGAATGGCATGGGCGGCATGTCGAACATGTCCAACATGAGTGGTGGCTGGGGAATGTAA
- the HNRNPH1 gene encoding heterogeneous nuclear ribonucleoprotein H isoform X6 — protein sequence MDPCHTEETEGEIPGLGFSDRSEQIVSRGVASAFEAATTEAETEPSLTPNVMLNTESSEGYVVKVRGLPWSCSTEEVQRFFSDCKILNGALGIRFIYTREGRPSGEAFAELESEEDVKLALKKDRETMGHRYVEVFKSNNVEMDWVLKHTGPNSPDTANDGFVRLRGLPFGCSKEEIVQFFSGLEIVPNGITLPVDFQGRSTGEAFVQFASQEIAEKALKKHKERIGHRYIEIFKSSRAEVRTHYDPPRKLLAMQRPGPYDRPGLTRGYNSLGRGSSLERMRRGAYGGGYGGYDDYNGYNDGYGFGSDRFGRDLEWTLFSAGMSDHRYGDGGSTFQSTTGHCVHMRGLPYRATENDIYNFFSPLNPVRVHIEIGPDGRVTGEADVEFATHEDAVAAMSKDKANMQHRYVELFLNSTAGGSGGAYGSQMMGAMVKESEGVVQDWNTSTLPGSQSSYGGPANQQLSGGYGGGYGGQSSMSGYVGGVYEVAQQGQALGECCFESA from the exons ATGGACCCTTGTCACACCGAGGAGACGGAGGGCGAGATCCCCGGCTTGG GCTTCAGTGACCGAAGCGAGCAGATTGTTTCACGTGGGGTAGCGTCAGCATTTGAAGCTG CAACTACAGAAGCTGAGACGGAGCCGAGCCTCACCCCCAATGTGATGCTCAACACGGAGAGCAGCGAGGGATATGTGGTGAAAGTCAGGGGGCTGCCTTGGTCCTGCTCCACCGAGGAGGTGCAGAGGTTTTTCTCCG actgcAAAATCCTAAATGGGGCTTTGGGTATCCGTTTCATCTACACCAGGGAGGGCAGACCGAGTGGAGAAGCATTTGCTGAACTTGAATCAGAGGAGGATGTGAAATTGGCActgaaaaaagacagagaaacaatGGGACACAGATATGTTGAAG TTTTCAAGTCAAACAACGTTGAAATGGATTGGGTTCTGAAGCATACTGGTCCCAACAGCCCTGATACGGCTAATGATGGTTTTGTACGTCTTAGAGGACTCCCATTTGGCTGTAGTAAAGAAGAAATTGTGCAGTTTTTTTCAG GGTTGGAAATCGTGCCAAATGGGATAACATTGCCGGTGGACTTCCAGGGGAGGAGTACGGGGGAGGCCTTCGTGCAGTTTGCTTCACAGGAAATAGCTGAAAAGGCTCTaaagaaacacaaggaaagaaTAGGGCACAG GTACATTGAGATCTTCAAGAGTAGTCGAGCGGAAGTGCGCACTCACTACGACCCTCCACGCAAGCTGTTGGCAATGCAGAGACCCGGTCCTTACGACAGACCTGGTCTTACGCGGGGATATAACAGTCTTGGTAGAGGAAGTAGCTTGGAAAGAATGAGGCGCGGAGCTTACGGAGGAG GTTATGGAGGTTATGATGACTACAATGGGTATAATGATGGCTATGGTTTTGGTTCTGATAGATTTGGAAGAG ACCTAGAATGGACTCTTTTCTCTGCAGGAATGTCGGACCACAGATACGGCGACGGGGGATCCACCTTCCAGAGCACGACTGGCCACTGCGTCCACATGAGAGGTCTGCCTTACAGAGCTACGGAGAACGACATCTATAAC TTCTTCTCACCTCTGAACCCTGTAAGAGTACACATCGAAATCGGACCGGATGGCAGAGTAACTGGAGAGGCAGACGTTGAATTTGCTACTCATGAGGATGCAGTGGCCGCTATGTCCAAAGACAAAGCAAATATGC aacACAGATATGTAGAACTCTTCTTGAATTCTACAGCAGGAGGAAGTGGTGGTGCCTATGGCAGTCAGATGATGGGAGCAATGG TCAAGGAATCGGAAGGGGTAGTCCAAGATTGGAACACTAGCACATTGCCAG GAAGCCAATCCAGTTACGGTGGTCCAGCCAACCAGCAGTTGAGCGGGGGTTATGGAGGAGGATATGGTGGTCAAAGCAGCATGAGTGGATATG TAGGTGGTGTTTACGAGGTGGCCCAGCAAGGACAGGCGTTGGGGGAATGCTGCTTCGAATCGGCCTGA